The following are encoded in a window of Sandaracinaceae bacterium genomic DNA:
- a CDS encoding serine protease, translated as MSPRSPFATLVALLIVWSVAPAAKAQDLSSSITRRAVRAAVKITSEGPNGQGATGSGSIIDPRGYVLTNFHVVGHTHPGDGAPGSLFNPTNEVRISMVSNPRETAQERYVGRVVRADIRLDLALVRIVSDNHGNAVPRQRRFPSIPLADTRQLRPGSRLFAFGFPLGVRTINVTSGEMSGFQMNSRDEVAWIRTDAEFNPGNSGGMLLDRRGRLVAVPTAVLSGRGTLEPIELARPVERIPDEWLTSMRRGVEDVEITGVPTLPLNQEYEDEAVGDGGAFDRPEMHYYELPADRPLRVEVSSGLSVGLLTNRGRVLREGRGSLEVLPTDPADLTLGILIPPRSATGGGALAIRITARRGRTGLPGWGGLPAPGAPIRPTGAPRTP; from the coding sequence ATGAGCCCCCGTTCGCCCTTCGCCACGCTGGTCGCGCTCCTCATCGTCTGGAGCGTGGCTCCAGCGGCGAAGGCGCAGGACCTCTCCTCCTCCATCACCCGCCGCGCCGTCCGGGCCGCGGTGAAGATCACGAGCGAGGGGCCGAACGGTCAGGGCGCGACGGGCTCGGGCAGCATCATCGATCCGCGCGGCTACGTGCTGACCAACTTCCACGTGGTCGGGCACACGCACCCGGGGGACGGGGCGCCGGGCAGCCTGTTCAACCCCACCAACGAGGTGCGGATCTCGATGGTCAGCAACCCCCGCGAGACCGCGCAGGAGCGGTACGTGGGCCGGGTGGTCCGCGCGGACATCCGCCTCGACCTCGCCCTGGTGCGCATCGTGAGCGACAACCACGGCAACGCGGTCCCGCGGCAGCGTCGCTTCCCGAGCATCCCGCTGGCCGACACGCGCCAGCTCCGCCCGGGCAGCCGGCTGTTCGCCTTCGGCTTCCCGCTCGGCGTGCGCACCATCAACGTCACGAGCGGCGAGATGAGCGGCTTCCAGATGAACAGCCGCGACGAGGTCGCCTGGATCCGGACCGACGCCGAGTTCAACCCCGGCAACAGCGGCGGAATGCTGCTCGACCGACGGGGCCGCCTGGTGGCCGTCCCCACCGCCGTGCTGTCGGGGCGGGGCACGCTCGAGCCGATCGAGCTCGCCCGGCCCGTGGAGCGCATCCCGGACGAGTGGCTCACCTCCATGCGCCGCGGCGTCGAGGACGTCGAGATCACGGGCGTGCCGACCCTGCCGCTGAACCAGGAGTACGAGGACGAGGCGGTCGGTGACGGCGGGGCCTTCGACCGCCCCGAGATGCACTACTACGAGCTCCCGGCCGACCGGCCGCTGCGAGTCGAGGTGTCCTCGGGGCTCTCGGTGGGCCTCCTGACCAACCGCGGGAGGGTGTTGCGCGAGGGCCGCGGCAGCCTCGAGGTGCTGCCCACGGATCCGGCGGATCTCACCCTCGGCATCCTGATCCCCCCGCGCTCCGCCACGGGCGGCGGGGCGCTCGCGATCCGGATCACCGCGCGGCGTGGCCGCACCGGGCTGCCCGGCTGGGGCGGTCTGCCCGCGCCGGGCGCGCCCATCCGACCGACCGGCGCGCCCCGCACGCCGTAG